In a genomic window of Candidatus Competibacteraceae bacterium:
- the radA gene encoding DNA repair protein RadA, producing MVNKGRTLYLCTDCGAQASKWSGQCGDCGAWNTLQETTAAPTAAKSGIKPAGYTGSTGAEVRVLADVDAAAELRQSCGNLELDRVLGGGLVNGSVTLIGGDPGIGKSTLLLQVLAELAGRNRALYVSGEESPQQIGLRAQRLQVPRDRLRLLPEICVERILGIAESERPQIMVIDSIQTVFTERLQSAPGSVAQVRESAAQLVRFAKASGTALFLVGHVTKEGAIAGPRVLEHMVDTVLYFEGDPSGRLRVLRAVKNRYGPVNELGVFAMTERGLKEVNNPSAIFLSRHELPVAGSVIMVTREGTRPLLVEIQALVDECHGGNPRRVTLGLEQNRLAMLLAVLHQHGGVAMYDQDVYVNAVGGVRINETAADLAVLLAALSSFRDRPLPTDLVVFGEVGLAGEIRPVPNGEERLREAAKHGFKQAVVPRANLPRRGNRAEGMEIRGVTRLSEVLGTL from the coding sequence GCGACTGCGGGGCCTGGAATACCCTTCAGGAAACCACCGCCGCGCCAACCGCCGCGAAAAGTGGGATAAAACCCGCCGGCTATACCGGGTCGACCGGCGCGGAGGTGCGCGTTCTGGCCGACGTGGACGCGGCGGCGGAACTCCGTCAATCCTGTGGCAACCTTGAATTGGACCGAGTGTTGGGCGGCGGCCTGGTCAATGGCTCGGTCACCCTGATCGGCGGCGATCCCGGCATCGGCAAATCCACCTTGCTGTTACAGGTGTTGGCGGAGCTGGCCGGGCGCAACCGGGCGCTGTACGTCAGCGGCGAGGAATCGCCGCAACAGATCGGCTTGCGCGCCCAGCGCCTGCAAGTGCCCCGCGACCGCTTGCGGCTGTTGCCGGAGATTTGCGTGGAGCGGATTCTCGGCATCGCCGAGAGCGAGCGACCCCAGATCATGGTGATCGATTCGATTCAAACGGTGTTCACCGAACGCCTGCAATCGGCTCCCGGTTCGGTGGCGCAAGTGCGCGAGAGCGCGGCGCAACTGGTGCGTTTCGCCAAAGCCAGTGGAACGGCCCTGTTTCTGGTCGGTCACGTCACCAAGGAAGGCGCGATCGCCGGACCGCGCGTGCTGGAGCACATGGTCGATACCGTGCTGTACTTCGAAGGCGATCCCAGCGGGCGGTTGCGGGTGCTGCGGGCGGTGAAAAACCGCTACGGGCCGGTCAATGAATTGGGCGTGTTCGCGATGACCGAGCGCGGGCTCAAGGAAGTCAACAACCCCTCGGCGATTTTTCTGTCGCGCCACGAACTGCCGGTCGCCGGCAGCGTGATCATGGTGACGCGCGAAGGCACCCGGCCGCTGTTGGTGGAGATTCAGGCGCTGGTGGACGAATGCCACGGCGGCAACCCCCGGCGGGTGACGCTAGGGTTGGAGCAGAACCGGCTGGCCATGCTGCTGGCGGTCCTGCACCAGCACGGCGGGGTGGCCATGTACGATCAGGACGTCTATGTCAACGCGGTCGGCGGGGTCCGCATCAACGAAACGGCGGCGGATTTGGCGGTGTTGCTGGCGGCGCTGTCGAGCTTCCGCGACCGGCCGCTGCCGACCGATTTGGTGGTGTTCGGTGAAGTCGGGCTGGCGGGAGAAATCCGGCCGGTCCCCAACGGGGAAGAACGGCTGCGCGAAGCCGCCAAGCATGGTTTCAAGCAAGCCGTCGTCCCCCGGGCGAACTTGCCCCGGCGCGGCAACCGAGCGGAAGGCATGGAGATCCGGGGCGTGACCCGGTTGAGCGAGGTGCTGGGAACCCTCTAG
- the tadA gene encoding tRNA adenosine(34) deaminase TadA produces the protein MDERPTPHGERDHYWMRKALELARLAASAGEVPVGAVLVRGDEAIGEGWNQPIGACDPTAHAEVVALRAAALRAGNYRLVDSTLYVTLEPCPMCAGAMVQARVARVVFGAADPRAGSAGSVFNLLQAQALNHRAEILANVLADECAVLLRDFFRARRGKPAADGTTVSAG, from the coding sequence ATGGATGAGCGGCCGACGCCGCACGGCGAGCGGGATCATTATTGGATGCGAAAAGCACTGGAACTGGCCCGGTTGGCGGCGAGCGCCGGCGAAGTGCCGGTCGGAGCGGTGCTGGTGCGCGGCGATGAGGCCATCGGCGAGGGTTGGAATCAGCCGATTGGAGCCTGCGATCCCACCGCTCATGCCGAAGTGGTGGCGCTGCGGGCGGCGGCGCTGCGGGCCGGTAATTATCGCTTGGTCGACAGCACGCTGTATGTCACGCTGGAACCGTGTCCGATGTGCGCCGGCGCCATGGTCCAGGCCCGAGTGGCGCGCGTGGTGTTCGGCGCCGCCGACCCGCGCGCCGGTTCGGCCGGCTCGGTGTTCAATCTGCTGCAAGCCCAAGCGTTAAACCATCGAGCCGAAATCCTGGCCAACGTACTGGCTGACGAGTGCGCGGTTTTACTGCGGGACTTCTTCCGCGCCCGCCGTGGCAAGCCCGCCGCTGATGGGACCACGGTCAGCGCTGGTTGA